A single region of the Plantactinospora soyae genome encodes:
- the pcaB gene encoding 3-carboxy-cis,cis-muconate cycloisomerase, with protein sequence MRPSSSRSEDPSRSEDLPPPGSTAGPAAGGLLSGLFGTAEVDAELADPALLRAMLDMERALAEAAAECGVLPVAAAEAIAAQCRVERFDLAALGAAADSAGNPVVPLVRQLTAAVPVEARPWVHHGATSQDVLDTALVLVAVRATGPMLSHLDAAIDAAAAHTGRHRDTVMLARTLGQAAAPTTFGLKAAGWLVGLLDARDRLVAARTALPVQLGGAVGTLAALGPAGPQVAERLAARLGLGTPLLPWHTRRQPLLDLGAALGGLLAATGKLGLDVGLLAQSEVAEVAEGGGPGRGGSSAMPNKRNPVDAVLVGAAARRGPGLLATLYAAAVQEHERATGGWHAEWEPLLDLLRLAGGACARTARMLADLEVRPQRMRANLDALGGRVLAEAVAARLAPVLGRAEAHDVVARAVAAPDFRAGLLADPAVRTHLSEGDLDQALDPANWLGSAGTFVDRALAAFRESAAYRGSGADRAVATDPSTPTAPEDGA encoded by the coding sequence ATGAGACCGTCTTCTTCGCGGTCTGAGGACCCGTCGCGGTCCGAGGACCTGCCGCCGCCGGGCAGCACGGCGGGTCCGGCGGCCGGCGGACTCCTCTCCGGGCTGTTCGGCACCGCCGAGGTGGACGCGGAACTCGCCGACCCGGCGTTGCTGCGGGCGATGCTCGACATGGAACGCGCCCTCGCCGAGGCCGCCGCCGAGTGTGGTGTGCTGCCGGTGGCCGCCGCCGAGGCGATCGCGGCGCAGTGCCGGGTCGAGCGGTTCGACCTCGCCGCCCTCGGTGCGGCGGCCGACTCCGCCGGCAACCCGGTGGTTCCGCTGGTCCGCCAGCTGACCGCCGCAGTACCGGTCGAGGCCCGCCCCTGGGTGCACCACGGCGCGACCAGCCAGGACGTGCTCGACACCGCGCTCGTGCTGGTCGCGGTCCGGGCCACCGGACCGATGCTGAGCCACCTCGACGCCGCGATCGACGCCGCCGCCGCACACACCGGCCGGCACCGGGACACCGTGATGCTGGCCCGCACGCTCGGCCAGGCGGCGGCCCCGACCACGTTCGGGCTCAAGGCCGCCGGATGGCTGGTCGGCCTCCTCGACGCCCGGGACCGGCTGGTGGCGGCCCGGACGGCGCTGCCGGTACAGCTCGGCGGGGCGGTCGGCACCCTGGCCGCGCTGGGACCGGCCGGACCGCAGGTCGCCGAGCGGCTGGCCGCCCGGCTCGGCCTCGGCACGCCCCTGCTGCCCTGGCACACCCGGCGGCAACCCCTGCTCGACCTCGGAGCGGCGCTCGGCGGACTGCTCGCCGCGACCGGCAAGCTCGGCCTCGACGTCGGGCTGCTCGCCCAGTCCGAGGTGGCGGAGGTGGCCGAGGGCGGCGGTCCGGGCCGGGGTGGGTCGTCGGCGATGCCGAACAAGCGCAACCCGGTGGACGCCGTCCTGGTCGGTGCGGCGGCCCGGCGCGGTCCGGGCCTGCTGGCCACGCTGTACGCCGCCGCGGTGCAGGAACACGAGCGGGCCACCGGCGGCTGGCACGCCGAGTGGGAACCGCTGCTCGACCTGCTGCGACTGGCTGGCGGCGCCTGCGCGCGGACCGCCCGGATGCTGGCCGACCTCGAGGTACGTCCACAGCGGATGCGGGCGAACCTCGACGCGCTCGGCGGCCGGGTACTGGCCGAGGCGGTGGCCGCCCGGCTCGCCCCGGTACTGGGGCGGGCGGAGGCGCACGACGTGGTGGCCCGGGCGGTCGCCGCCCCGGACTTCCGGGCCGGGCTGCTCGCCGACCCGGCGGTCCGGACACACCTGAGCGAGGGCGACCTCGACCAGGCACTCGACCCGGCGAACTGGCTCGGTTCGGCGGGCACCTTCGTCGACCGGGCACTCGCCGCCTTCCGGGAGTCCGCCGCGTACCGGGGGAGCGGGGCGGACCGGGCGGTCGCAACGGACCCGTCGACCCCCACAGCACCGGAGGACGGGGCATGA
- the pcaD gene encoding 3-oxoadipate enol-lactonase: MTSRLHANVDGPTDAPVLVLGSSLGTSGAMWQPQLAALTEHFRVVRYDHLGHGDSDVPDGPYTIAELGTAVLRLLDDLRVRRASYAGLSLGGMVGMWLAANAPDRVDRLVLLCTSAFLPPAQGWRDRAAATRAGGVEAVADVVLARWFTKGFAAARPSEVAEYRSMLTATPAQGYAGCCEAIAGMDLRADLARIVAPTLVIAGANDPAIPIEHARVLVDGIPGAGLRVVGDAAHLASVEQPDRVSRLLLDHLVGADGPGPEHRPGDDLRKERVDG; the protein is encoded by the coding sequence ATGACATCTCGCCTGCACGCCAATGTCGACGGGCCGACCGACGCCCCGGTACTCGTACTCGGCAGTTCGCTGGGCACCTCCGGGGCGATGTGGCAGCCGCAGTTGGCCGCGCTCACCGAGCACTTCCGGGTGGTCCGGTACGACCACCTCGGGCACGGCGACTCCGACGTACCCGACGGTCCGTACACCATCGCCGAACTCGGTACGGCGGTGCTGCGCCTCCTCGACGACCTGCGGGTACGCCGGGCGTCGTACGCCGGGCTCTCCCTCGGCGGGATGGTCGGGATGTGGCTCGCCGCCAATGCGCCCGATCGGGTCGACCGGCTGGTCCTGCTCTGCACCTCGGCCTTCCTCCCGCCGGCCCAGGGCTGGCGGGACCGCGCCGCCGCGACCCGGGCCGGTGGCGTCGAGGCGGTCGCCGACGTGGTGCTGGCGCGCTGGTTCACGAAGGGGTTCGCCGCCGCCCGGCCGTCGGAGGTCGCCGAGTACCGGTCGATGCTGACCGCCACCCCGGCCCAGGGGTACGCCGGTTGCTGCGAGGCCATCGCCGGGATGGACCTGCGGGCCGACCTGGCCCGGATCGTCGCCCCGACCCTCGTCATCGCCGGCGCCAACGATCCGGCGATCCCGATCGAACACGCCCGGGTACTGGTCGACGGCATTCCCGGAGCCGGACTGCGGGTGGTCGGCGACGCCGCCCACCTGGCCAGTGTGGAGCAACCGGATCGGGTCAGCCGGCTGCTGCTCGACCATCTGGTCGGCGCCGACGGTCCCGGGCCGGAACACCGGCCGGGCGACGACCTACGGAAGGAGCGGGTGGATGGATGA
- the pcaC gene encoding 4-carboxymuconolactone decarboxylase has translation MDDRQRHEAGMAVRREVLGDAHVDRAVANTDEFTADFQDLITRYAWGDIWTRPGLDRRTRSCITLAVLATLHHDEELAMHVRAALRNGLTREEVREVLLQVSVYAGVPAANRAFKVAQETLRQEDG, from the coding sequence ATGGATGACCGGCAACGGCACGAGGCCGGCATGGCGGTGCGGCGTGAGGTGCTCGGTGACGCGCACGTCGACCGCGCGGTCGCGAACACCGACGAGTTCACGGCGGACTTCCAGGACCTGATCACCCGGTACGCCTGGGGCGACATCTGGACCCGACCGGGGCTGGACCGGCGTACCCGCAGTTGCATCACTCTCGCGGTGCTGGCCACACTGCACCACGACGAGGAACTGGCGATGCACGTGCGGGCCGCGTTGCGCAACGGGCTGACCCGCGAGGAGGTCCGGGAAGTGTTGCTTCAGGTGAGCGTCTACGCTGGCGTTCCAGCGGCGAACCGGGCGTTCAAGGTCGCCCAGGAGACCCTGCGGCAGGAGGACGGGTGA
- a CDS encoding L,D-transpeptidase — protein sequence MILRRRAVLLVMLLLTAVPLVLAGCTGNPIKRASRPAPAPPKLAITPAPDSKDLPTSVEIGTTVTGGKVTEVVVTDPNGVRVDGALRPDGSGWMPGKALANKQAYTAQVTAKNDAGKTVTQKTSFTTMDKPTKRTVTNLNLQSDQTYGVAMPLTVAFDSDIPKDARAGIQRRLLVNTDPPQPGAWAWEENGRQVSYRAPDFWRPGTTISVRAALDGVPMGGGSFGDTDRAGAAKIGSSRIFLEIDNATKQMSVFKDDALVKKIPVSLGKSSTPTSSGKMVIMEKHDSTVFDTTGSPDPYVVTVQNAQRLTWGGEFIHAAPWSVGAQGEANVSHGCTNVSDANAAWLMETTRIGDLVTIKGTEVALDQGNGWTAWNVSWDEFVKGSALPVPADLKPAPPAPPAPPAPGGPASGGPPAADKPAAPTPTSSSGGR from the coding sequence ATGATACTGAGGCGTCGAGCGGTGTTGTTGGTGATGCTGCTGTTGACCGCTGTGCCGTTGGTCCTGGCGGGCTGCACGGGCAATCCCATCAAACGGGCCTCGCGGCCGGCACCGGCACCACCCAAGCTGGCGATTACCCCGGCGCCGGACAGTAAGGATCTGCCGACCAGTGTCGAGATCGGTACGACGGTGACGGGTGGGAAGGTGACCGAGGTCGTCGTGACCGATCCCAACGGTGTACGGGTCGATGGTGCCCTGCGTCCGGACGGTTCCGGTTGGATGCCGGGCAAGGCGCTGGCGAACAAGCAGGCGTATACCGCCCAGGTAACGGCGAAGAATGACGCCGGGAAGACGGTCACCCAAAAGACCAGCTTCACCACGATGGACAAGCCGACCAAACGGACCGTGACCAACCTTAATCTGCAGAGTGACCAGACCTACGGGGTGGCGATGCCGTTAACGGTCGCATTCGACTCGGACATCCCGAAGGATGCCCGGGCCGGGATCCAACGGCGGTTGCTGGTCAACACCGATCCGCCGCAGCCGGGCGCCTGGGCCTGGGAGGAGAACGGTCGCCAGGTTTCCTACCGGGCGCCCGATTTCTGGCGACCGGGGACCACGATCAGTGTTCGGGCGGCCCTCGACGGGGTGCCGATGGGCGGTGGCAGCTTCGGTGACACCGACCGGGCGGGCGCCGCGAAGATCGGCAGCAGCCGGATCTTCCTGGAGATCGACAACGCGACCAAGCAGATGTCGGTGTTCAAGGACGACGCCCTGGTGAAGAAGATTCCGGTCAGTCTTGGTAAGAGCAGCACCCCGACGTCGAGCGGCAAGATGGTGATCATGGAGAAGCACGACTCGACGGTCTTCGACACCACGGGTTCCCCGGACCCCTACGTGGTCACGGTGCAGAACGCGCAGCGACTGACCTGGGGTGGCGAATTCATCCACGCGGCCCCGTGGTCCGTCGGGGCCCAGGGGGAGGCCAACGTCTCACACGGCTGCACCAACGTGTCGGACGCCAACGCGGCCTGGCTGATGGAGACCACCCGGATCGGTGACCTGGTCACGATCAAGGGCACCGAGGTGGCCCTCGACCAGGGCAACGGCTGGACGGCCTGGAACGTGAGCTGGGACGAGTTCGTCAAGGGCAGCGCGCTGCCGGTGCCCGCCGACCTCAAGCCCGCACCGCCGGCGC
- a CDS encoding thiolase family protein, which produces MVTNDVYVLDAVRTPMGRYGGGLSGVRPDDLAAHVLREVVRRSPDLDPARIDDVLLGNANGAGEENRDVARMAVLLAGLPPSVPGATVNRLCGSGLEAVIGAARAIALGDASICVAGGVESMSRAPWVLPKPEAGFPRGHETLHSTTLGWRMVNPAMPAEWTVPLGECTEILVDRYGISRAEQDAFAARSQRRAARAWADGVYADEVSAVPGTDLETDESVRPTTTVEALARLKPVFRPNGTVTAGNSSPLNDGASAVLLADRAGAEAAGRTPLARIVSRAVVGIEPQLFGIGPVRAAEEALRRAGVGWSDLAVVELNEAFAAQSLACLAEWKDLDPEIVNPHGGAIALGHPLGSSGSRILGSLAWQLHRRGGGLGLAAICIGVGQGLAVVLEA; this is translated from the coding sequence ATGGTGACGAACGACGTCTACGTCCTCGACGCCGTCCGAACCCCGATGGGGCGGTACGGCGGCGGCCTGTCCGGGGTACGCCCCGACGACCTCGCCGCGCACGTGCTGCGGGAGGTCGTCCGGCGTAGCCCCGACCTCGACCCGGCCCGGATCGACGACGTGCTGCTCGGCAACGCCAACGGCGCGGGGGAGGAGAACCGGGACGTGGCGCGGATGGCCGTACTCCTGGCCGGCCTGCCGCCGTCGGTGCCCGGCGCGACCGTGAACCGGCTCTGCGGCTCCGGCCTGGAAGCGGTGATCGGCGCGGCCCGGGCGATCGCGCTCGGTGACGCCTCGATCTGTGTCGCAGGCGGCGTGGAGTCGATGAGCCGGGCTCCCTGGGTGCTGCCGAAACCGGAGGCCGGCTTCCCACGCGGGCATGAGACCCTGCACTCCACCACGCTCGGCTGGCGCATGGTCAACCCGGCGATGCCGGCCGAGTGGACCGTGCCGCTGGGCGAGTGCACCGAGATCCTGGTGGACCGGTACGGCATCTCCCGGGCCGAGCAGGACGCGTTCGCCGCCCGCAGCCAGCGGCGCGCGGCCCGGGCCTGGGCCGACGGGGTGTACGCCGACGAGGTCAGCGCCGTCCCCGGCACCGACCTGGAAACCGACGAGAGCGTACGGCCGACCACCACCGTCGAGGCGCTGGCCCGACTCAAGCCGGTGTTCCGCCCGAACGGCACGGTGACCGCCGGCAATTCCTCGCCGCTCAACGACGGGGCGAGCGCGGTGCTGCTCGCCGACCGGGCCGGTGCCGAGGCCGCCGGGCGTACCCCGTTGGCCCGGATCGTCTCCCGGGCGGTCGTCGGCATCGAACCACAACTGTTCGGAATCGGCCCGGTACGGGCCGCCGAGGAGGCGTTGCGCCGGGCCGGTGTCGGCTGGTCGGACCTGGCCGTGGTGGAACTCAACGAGGCGTTCGCGGCCCAGTCGCTGGCCTGCCTCGCCGAGTGGAAGGATCTTGATCCGGAGATCGTCAATCCGCACGGCGGCGCGATCGCCCTCGGCCACCCGCTCGGCTCGTCCGGATCGCGCATTCTCGGCTCGCTGGCCTGGCAACTGCACCGCCGGGGTGGTGGGCTGGGTCTCGCCGCGATCTGTATCGGCGTCGGCCAGGGCCTGGCCGTCGTTCTGGAAGCCTGA
- a CDS encoding DUF1349 domain-containing protein, producing the protein MRIDIGLPMELDWEIAPTQCRREDDGALVVVAPARTDMFVDPAGGEPVVTAPRLLGPAPEGDFQFSARVRVDFADSFDAGCLLVYAGPRHWAKLAYERSPQGAGMAVSVITREFSDDANGFVVADGAALWLRIARLGPAWAFHASTDGKWWEFVRHFRLDQGEEPVRIGLEAQAPIGSGCSVTFDRIAFTDSRLADLRDGR; encoded by the coding sequence ATGCGGATCGACATCGGATTGCCAATGGAGCTGGACTGGGAGATCGCGCCGACCCAGTGCCGGCGCGAGGACGACGGGGCGCTCGTCGTGGTCGCACCGGCCCGCACCGACATGTTCGTGGATCCGGCCGGCGGCGAGCCGGTGGTGACCGCGCCCCGACTGCTCGGTCCGGCGCCCGAGGGCGACTTCCAGTTCTCCGCCCGGGTCAGGGTCGACTTCGCCGACAGCTTCGACGCCGGATGTCTCCTGGTCTACGCCGGTCCCCGGCACTGGGCGAAGCTCGCCTACGAACGCTCGCCCCAGGGTGCCGGAATGGCGGTCTCGGTCATCACCCGCGAGTTCTCCGACGACGCGAACGGCTTCGTCGTCGCCGATGGCGCCGCGCTCTGGTTGCGGATCGCCCGACTCGGCCCGGCCTGGGCATTCCACGCCAGCACCGACGGCAAATGGTGGGAATTCGTCCGGCACTTCCGACTCGACCAGGGCGAGGAACCGGTACGGATCGGGCTGGAGGCGCAGGCGCCGATCGGCTCGGGTTGCTCGGTGACATTCGACCGGATCGCCTTCACCGACAGCCGGCTGGCCGATCTGCGCGACGGCCGGTAG
- the pcaG gene encoding protocatechuate 3,4-dioxygenase subunit alpha: MTERPDLTPAFASSPADGSVPALTPTPAAAPTRGATPTLGSTPAQTVGPYLHIGLLWPDGPEVVPDGTPGAIWIRGQIFDGAGALVPDALVETWQADPEGRFDHPDDPRGAHRSDVPGFRGFGRSATDAEGRYEIRTVKPGALPGADGETEAPHLNLSVFARGLLHRLVTRLYFPDEETANAADPVLGTIDPARRATLVASPASDGFQFDIHLQGTDETVFFAV, encoded by the coding sequence ATGACTGAACGCCCCGACCTGACCCCGGCCTTCGCGTCGAGCCCGGCCGACGGCTCCGTACCGGCGCTCACCCCGACCCCGGCCGCGGCGCCCACCCGGGGAGCGACGCCGACGCTCGGCTCCACCCCCGCACAGACGGTGGGGCCGTACCTGCACATCGGGCTGCTCTGGCCGGACGGGCCGGAGGTCGTACCGGACGGCACGCCGGGGGCGATCTGGATTCGTGGCCAGATCTTCGACGGTGCCGGTGCACTGGTGCCGGACGCGCTGGTGGAGACCTGGCAGGCGGATCCGGAGGGCCGGTTCGACCATCCCGACGACCCGCGCGGCGCCCACCGGTCGGACGTACCCGGCTTCCGTGGCTTCGGCCGCAGCGCCACCGACGCCGAGGGCCGGTACGAGATCCGGACGGTGAAGCCCGGGGCCCTGCCCGGAGCGGACGGCGAGACCGAGGCGCCGCACCTCAACCTGTCGGTCTTCGCCCGTGGCCTGCTGCACCGGCTGGTGACCCGGCTCTACTTCCCGGACGAGGAGACCGCCAACGCCGCCGACCCGGTGCTCGGCACCATCGACCCGGCCCGCCGGGCCACCCTCGTGGCAAGCCCGGCATCCGACGGGTTCCAGTTCGACATTCACCTGCAGGGTACGGATGAGACCGTCTTCTTCGCGGTCTGA
- a CDS encoding ABC transporter permease: protein MTPTATVPPPAATAPVSTGRSGGTGPRGGNALLGLLGFATFLALLEVVPRTGLVSANYLPPTSRIAGALAELLGEGRFWVAVTDTLQGWFLGLAIAVALGVVVGFVIGTVPVLREFTASTIEFLRPIPSVALIPLAVLLFGSELNSVLLLVVYAAFWQVLVQVLYGVRDVDPVARDTAYTFGFSRWTRIRHLLWPTALPYLLTGIRLAAAVALILAITAELIIGAPGLGNEINRAQSGGAVDSMYALIIVTGLLGVAVNVLARRLERAVLSWHPSVRGEESP, encoded by the coding sequence GTGACGCCAACCGCCACCGTTCCACCGCCCGCCGCGACCGCACCGGTATCCACCGGTCGGTCCGGCGGGACCGGGCCGCGCGGCGGCAACGCGCTGCTCGGACTGCTCGGCTTCGCCACCTTCCTGGCGCTGCTCGAGGTGGTGCCGCGCACCGGGCTCGTCTCGGCGAACTACCTTCCGCCGACCAGCCGGATCGCCGGGGCCCTGGCCGAACTGCTCGGCGAGGGCCGGTTCTGGGTCGCCGTCACCGACACGCTGCAGGGCTGGTTTCTCGGTCTGGCGATCGCGGTCGCCCTCGGCGTCGTGGTCGGCTTCGTCATCGGCACCGTACCGGTGCTGCGCGAGTTCACCGCCTCGACGATCGAGTTCCTCCGGCCGATCCCCTCGGTGGCGCTGATCCCGCTCGCCGTGCTGCTGTTCGGCAGCGAGCTGAACTCCGTACTGCTGCTGGTGGTCTACGCCGCGTTCTGGCAGGTCCTCGTCCAGGTGCTGTACGGCGTACGGGACGTCGACCCGGTCGCCCGGGACACCGCGTACACCTTCGGGTTCAGCCGCTGGACCCGGATTCGGCACCTGCTCTGGCCGACCGCCCTGCCGTACCTGCTCACCGGGATCCGGCTCGCCGCCGCCGTGGCCCTGATCCTGGCCATCACCGCCGAGCTGATCATCGGCGCCCCCGGGTTGGGCAACGAGATCAACCGCGCACAGTCCGGTGGCGCCGTCGACTCGATGTACGCCCTGATCATCGTCACCGGGCTGCTCGGAGTCGCGGTCAACGTGCTCGCCCGGCGACTCGAACGCGCGGTGCTCTCCTGGCATCCGTCGGTCCGCGGCGAGGAGTCACCGTGA
- a CDS encoding ABC transporter substrate-binding protein: MRRLAATTTAFVTLFAVAACGSSDDSPEGGSGGVDRVKVGAIPIVDVAPLHLGNAKGFFREQNIEIEVVNTTGGSIAVTGVVSGQFDFAFGNVVSLIQARSQNIPVKAVTVGNSSTGKPGADFGGVVVPPDSPIKDAAGLAGKNIAINNLNNITDTTTRASIRKAGGDPSNIKWTELPFPEMPAAVMGKRVDAAMVVEPFFTIAQNQGARVVAYNFAEAIPNMTVAAYFATEQTISQKADLTGRFKTAMDKSLKYAQEHPEEARQVLQTYTKIDPAVAAKIVLPAWPAEINRESVQTLADLMVTDGLIKEKVDVSEILP, encoded by the coding sequence ATGCGCCGTCTCGCCGCCACCACCACCGCCTTCGTCACCCTCTTCGCCGTCGCCGCCTGCGGCTCCTCCGACGACTCGCCCGAGGGCGGATCCGGCGGCGTCGACCGGGTGAAGGTCGGCGCGATACCCATCGTCGACGTCGCCCCGCTGCACCTGGGCAACGCGAAGGGCTTCTTCCGGGAACAGAACATCGAGATCGAGGTGGTCAACACGACCGGTGGCTCCATCGCCGTCACCGGCGTGGTCAGCGGCCAGTTCGACTTCGCCTTCGGCAACGTCGTTTCGCTCATCCAGGCCCGTTCGCAGAACATCCCGGTCAAGGCGGTCACCGTCGGCAACTCCTCCACCGGCAAGCCGGGCGCGGACTTCGGCGGCGTCGTGGTGCCACCGGACAGCCCGATCAAGGACGCGGCGGGGCTGGCCGGCAAGAACATCGCGATCAACAACCTGAACAACATCACCGACACCACCACCCGGGCATCGATCCGCAAGGCCGGCGGCGACCCGTCGAACATCAAGTGGACCGAGCTGCCCTTCCCGGAGATGCCGGCCGCGGTGATGGGCAAACGGGTCGACGCGGCCATGGTCGTCGAGCCGTTCTTCACCATCGCCCAGAACCAGGGTGCCCGGGTCGTCGCCTACAACTTCGCCGAGGCGATCCCGAACATGACGGTGGCCGCGTACTTCGCCACCGAGCAGACCATCAGCCAGAAGGCCGACCTCACCGGTCGGTTCAAGACCGCGATGGACAAGTCGCTGAAGTACGCCCAGGAGCACCCGGAGGAGGCCCGCCAGGTGCTCCAGACCTACACCAAGATCGATCCTGCCGTGGCCGCGAAGATCGTCCTGCCGGCCTGGCCCGCCGAGATCAACCGCGAATCGGTGCAGACCCTGGCCGACCTGATGGTGACCGACGGCCTGATCAAAGAGAAGGTTGACGTGTCGGAAATTCTGCCGTGA
- a CDS encoding ABC transporter permease, whose product MGAIAGTVGRGLRWVAAVLGLPVALLVLWWVLSADSETFYLPPLSEILAAFDDVWLRSDRLQADVLPSLLRLSAGFILAVVLGVGLGVLIGSFRRVRAFFEPVLEFLRAVPPPVLVPVLMLFAGFGNTMKVLVVLSGCVWPILLNTVEGVRAVDEVLTETCRCYGIRGPARVWHLVIRSASPQILTGLRQALSVGIILMVISEMFAANNGLGFSIIQFQRTFAVTNMWTGILLLGLLGFLLAVLLRLFERRALHWYFGLRQSQRDDGHR is encoded by the coding sequence ATGGGCGCGATCGCCGGGACGGTGGGGCGAGGGCTGCGCTGGGTCGCCGCGGTGCTGGGCCTGCCGGTCGCGCTGCTCGTCCTCTGGTGGGTGCTCTCCGCCGACAGCGAGACCTTCTACCTGCCGCCGCTGTCGGAGATCCTGGCCGCCTTCGACGATGTCTGGCTGCGCAGCGACCGGCTACAGGCCGACGTACTGCCGAGCCTGCTCCGGCTCTCCGCCGGCTTCATCCTCGCGGTCGTCCTCGGCGTCGGGCTGGGCGTACTGATCGGATCGTTCCGGCGGGTACGCGCGTTCTTCGAACCGGTACTGGAGTTCCTCCGGGCGGTCCCGCCGCCGGTACTGGTACCGGTGCTGATGCTCTTCGCCGGGTTCGGCAACACGATGAAGGTGCTGGTCGTCCTCTCCGGCTGCGTCTGGCCGATCCTGCTCAACACCGTCGAAGGGGTGCGGGCGGTCGACGAGGTGTTGACCGAGACCTGCCGCTGTTACGGCATCCGCGGCCCGGCCCGGGTCTGGCACCTGGTCATCCGGTCCGCCTCCCCGCAGATCCTCACCGGCCTCCGACAGGCCCTCTCGGTGGGCATCATCCTCATGGTGATCAGCGAGATGTTCGCCGCGAACAACGGGCTGGGCTTCAGCATCATCCAGTTCCAGCGGACCTTCGCGGTCACCAACATGTGGACCGGCATCCTGCTGCTGGGCCTGCTCGGTTTCCTGCTCGCCGTACTGCTGCGACTCTTCGAGCGGCGGGCCCTGCACTGGTACTTCGGCCTACGGCAGTCACAACGAGACGATGGGCACCGATGA
- the pcaH gene encoding protocatechuate 3,4-dioxygenase subunit beta, translated as MTTDHIRSTGSGNGSAGSATPSGLVLPRYRHDDPDTHPPMLHPDYGSTNLRAPRQPLALLPHRLTEITGPLLGEGRLGDLDHDLTRQHAGEPLGQRIIVHGRVLDGTGRPVPKTLVEIWQPNAAGRYRHAGDNWPAPLDPNFTGVGRALTDGDGHYRFLTVQPGAYPWRNHPNAWRPAHIHFSLFGQAFTQRLVTQMYFPGDPLFFQDPIFNSIRDPLARERLVSRYDHAVTEPEWALGFEFDIVLRGREATPFEDGDDDD; from the coding sequence ATGACCACCGACCACATCCGATCCACCGGGTCCGGGAACGGTTCCGCCGGCTCGGCCACGCCCAGCGGGCTCGTGCTGCCCCGGTACCGGCACGACGATCCGGACACCCACCCGCCGATGCTGCACCCCGACTACGGGTCGACCAACCTGCGGGCACCCCGGCAGCCGCTGGCCCTGCTGCCGCACCGGCTGACCGAGATCACCGGACCGCTGCTCGGCGAGGGCCGGCTCGGCGATCTGGACCACGACCTGACCCGGCAGCACGCCGGTGAGCCGCTCGGACAGCGGATCATCGTGCACGGCCGGGTGCTCGACGGGACCGGCCGACCGGTGCCGAAAACGCTGGTGGAGATCTGGCAGCCGAACGCCGCCGGCCGGTACCGGCACGCCGGCGACAACTGGCCGGCGCCGCTGGACCCCAACTTCACCGGCGTCGGGCGGGCGTTGACCGACGGCGACGGACACTACCGCTTCCTCACCGTGCAGCCGGGTGCGTACCCGTGGCGGAACCACCCCAACGCCTGGCGGCCGGCGCACATCCACTTCTCCCTCTTCGGTCAGGCGTTCACCCAGCGGCTGGTCACCCAGATGTACTTCCCCGGCGACCCGCTCTTCTTCCAGGACCCGATCTTCAACTCGATCCGTGACCCGCTGGCGAGGGAGCGGCTGGTCTCCCGCTACGACCACGCCGTGACCGAGCCGGAGTGGGCGCTCGGCTTCGAGTTCGACATTGTGCTGCGCGGCCGGGAGGCCACCCCATTCGAGGACGGCGACGACGATGACTGA
- a CDS encoding IclR family transcriptional regulator → MTEETARTGEFVQSLERGLAVIRAFDADHSQLTLSEVARATGLTRAAARRFLLTLVELGYMRTDGRLFSLRARILELGYAYLSSLSLPEVAQPHMESLVAQVHESCSLSVLDGDEVVYVARVPTKRIMTVAISVGTRFPAYATSMGRVLLAAQPQQWLDDYFGKAELRALTRRTVTDPTKLRTILTRISSQGYAIVDQELEEGLRSLAAPIRDADGSVIAALNVSAHASRGSSDVIRRELLPPLLGAAKRIEEDLRGGQVR, encoded by the coding sequence GTGACCGAGGAGACGGCACGGACCGGCGAGTTCGTCCAGTCGTTGGAACGAGGACTCGCGGTCATCCGGGCATTCGACGCGGATCACTCCCAACTGACCCTGAGCGAGGTCGCCCGCGCGACCGGCCTCACCCGGGCGGCGGCCCGGCGGTTCCTGCTCACCCTGGTCGAGCTGGGTTACATGCGTACCGACGGCCGGCTCTTCTCGTTGCGGGCCCGGATCCTGGAGCTCGGCTACGCCTACCTGTCCAGCCTGAGCCTGCCCGAGGTCGCCCAGCCGCACATGGAGAGCCTCGTCGCGCAGGTGCACGAGTCCTGTTCGTTGTCGGTCCTTGACGGCGACGAGGTGGTCTACGTCGCCCGGGTACCCACCAAACGGATCATGACGGTGGCGATCAGCGTCGGCACCCGATTTCCGGCGTACGCCACCTCGATGGGGCGGGTACTGCTGGCCGCCCAGCCGCAGCAGTGGCTGGACGACTACTTCGGTAAGGCGGAACTTCGGGCACTGACCCGGCGTACGGTCACCGATCCGACGAAGCTGCGGACCATCCTGACCCGGATCTCCAGCCAGGGCTACGCGATCGTCGACCAGGAGTTGGAGGAGGGGCTGCGCTCGCTTGCCGCCCCGATCCGCGATGCCGACGGTTCGGTGATCGCCGCCCTCAATGTCTCGGCGCACGCGAGTCGGGGCAGTTCGGACGTGATCCGCCGGGAACTGCTGCCACCCCTGCTCGGCGCCGCGAAACGGATCGAGGAGGACCTGCGCGGCGGACAGGTCCGGTAA